In Molothrus ater isolate BHLD 08-10-18 breed brown headed cowbird chromosome 7, BPBGC_Mater_1.1, whole genome shotgun sequence, one genomic interval encodes:
- the GLB1L gene encoding beta-galactosidase-1-like protein isoform X1, with translation MGLPALGLLLAAGLLHTQASPSARSFQLDYKHNCFLKDGAPFRYISGSIHYARVPRPAWRDRLLKMYMSGLSAVQVYVPWNYHETLPGVYDFTGNRDVEAFLDLTAELGLLVILRPGPYICAEWEMGGLPAWLLWKPDIILRTSSPAYLAAVDSWLHVLLPKIKPRLYHQGGNIISVQVENEYGSYYACDHGYLRHLLGSFRALLGSEVLLFTTDSARAQELHCGTLQGLYATVDFGPGSNVTEAFGAQRRVEPKGPLVNSEYYTGWLDYWGEAHASTSAAWVARGLEDMLQLGASVNMQVVSWQRAQPPGQWASPLAFISLGSGQQGLYMFHGGTNFAYWSGADYKGQYKPVTTSYDYDAPLSEAGDPTEKLFAIRMVISKFQPLPAGPMPPATPKYAYGWVALRKYADLLDVLDVLCPSGPIQSQFPLTFEALKQIHGFVVYHTQLPWDVPDPATLGAPPHSICDRGYVMLQKEYQGTLERDGQTTLHVTGRAGDSLDILMENMGRISFGANTSDFKGLLGNLSLNSRPLSNWLIYPLAIDTAVQQGWPHTALPKSSGGRVGPAFYTGTFETPGIAWDTFVKFPGWSKGLLWINGFNLGRYWSCRGPQQTLFVPGSVLHAGHPNNITVLELEGAPPTPLLLFLDRPLYNRTLGCSTTATE, from the exons ATGGGACTGCCGGCCCTGGgcctgctgctggcagcggGGCTCCTGCACACGCAG GCCTCCCCTTCAGCACGCTCCTTCCAGCTGGATTACAAACACAACTGCTTCCTCAAGGACGGTGCCCCTTTCCGCTACATCTCGGGCAGCATCCACTACGCCCGCGTCCCGCGCCCTGCCTGGAGGGACCGGCTGCTCAAGATGTACATGAGCGGGCTCAGCGCTGTGCAGGT CTATGTCCCCTGGAACTACCATGAGACACTGCCAGGAGTTTATGACTTCACTGGGAACCGGGATGTGGAAGCCTTCCTGGACCTGACAGCTGAGCTGGGACTTCTGGTGATCCTGCGGCCGGGGCCCTACATCTGTGCAGAGTGGGAGATG ggtggcctgcctgcctggctgctgtggaaaCCAGACATCATCCTGCGCACttccagccctg CCTACCTGGCAGCTGTGGACTCCTGGCTCCATGTCCTGCTGCCCAAGATCAAGCCACGCCTGTACCACCAGGGAGGGAACATCATCAGTGTGCAG GTGGAAAATGAATATGGGAGCTACTATGCCTGTGACCATGGATACTTGCGGCACCTGCTGGGCTCCTTTcgggcactgctgggcagcgAGGTGCTGCTCTTCACCACCGACAGCGCGcgagcccaggagctgcactgcgGCACCCTGCAGGGGCTCTACGCCACCGTCGACTTCGGGCCAG GATCCAATGTGACAGAGGCATTTGGTGCCCAGCGCCGCGTGGAACCAAAGGGGCCCCTG GTAAACTCTGAGTACTACACAGGTTGGCTGGACTACTGGGGTGAGGCACATGCCAGCACCAGCGCAGCGTGGGTGGCCCGGGGGCTGGAGGacatgctgcagctgggagccagcGTCAACATGCAAGTAGTCAGCTGGCAGAGGGCGCAGCCACCAGGGCAGTGGGCATCACCTCTTGCCTTCATCTCACTGGGATCAGGCCAGCAGGGACT GTACATGTTCCATGGAGGGACGAATTTTGCCTACTGGAGTG GTGCTGACTACAAGGGCCAGTACAAACCAGTGACCACCAGCTATGACTATGATGCCCCCCTGTCAGAGGCAGGAGACCCCACTGAGAAGCTGTTTGCCATTCGCATGGTCATCAGCAAG ttccagcccctgccagctggCCCGATGCCACCTGCCACCCCCAAGTATGCCTATGGCTGGGTGGCCCTGCGCAAG TATGCTGACCTCCTGGATGTCTTGGATGTGCTGTGCCCCTCTGGGCCCATCCAGAGCCAGTTCCCTCTCACCTTTGAGGCCCTGAAGCAG ATCCATGGCTTTGTGGTGTACCAcacacagctgccctgggatgtcccagACCCAGCCACGCTGGGTGCTCCTCCCCACAGCATCTGTGACCGTGGCTATGTGATGCTGCAGAAG GAGTATCAGGGAACGCTGGAGCGGGACGGGCAGACAACACTGCATGTaacgggcagggcaggggacagcctgGACATCCTCATGGAGAACATGGGCAGGATCAGCTTCGGGGCCAACACCAGTGACTTCAAG GGCTTGCTGGGAAACCTCTCACTGAACTCCAGGCCTCTCAGCAACTGGCTGATCTATCCCCTGGCCATAGACACTGCAGTCCAACAGGGCTGGCCCCACACTGCTCTGCCAAAATCAAGTGGGGGCCGAGTGGGGCCAGCCTTCTACACTGGGACCTTTGAGACACCTGGCATCGCCTGGGACACCTTCGTGAAGTTCCCAGGTTGGAGCAAG GGACTGCTGTGGATAAATGGCTTCAACCTGGGCCGGTACTGGAGCTGTCGTGGGCCCCAGCAGACCCTCTTTGTGCCTGGCTCGGTGCTGCACGCTGGCCACCCCAACAACATCACAGTGCTGGAGCTAGAAGGGGCACCTCCCactcctctcctgctcttccttgACCGACCCCTTTACAACAGGACACTTGGCTGCAGCACCACGGCCACAGAGTaa
- the DNAJB2 gene encoding dnaJ homolog subfamily B member 2 isoform X1, which yields MVDYYEALGVSRNATAEDIKKAYRKAALKWHPDKNPDNKEYAEQRFKEIAEAYEVLSDKQKRDIYDRYGKDGLMGAAGAGSSRASAGAPEFTFTFRSAHDVFREFFGGRDPFAEFFDDMMPFSELRGPGPRHHGGGHFFSPFPGSSDFFASSFSSGPDAGLGFRSVSTSTTFVNGRRITTKRIVENGRERVEVEEDGELKSIHIDGVPDDMALGLELSRREQHAFPRPRPPSPPAPAPHQTSSSSPVCLYTDSEDEDEDLQLAMAYSLSEMEAAGHHQAGGHSPGSLSAPGGSHSSPSSARRARGARGGLEQEPRGASSSAAVGHEPAPKVKLWHCPLL from the exons ATGGTTGACTACTACGAAGCGCTGGGGGTGAGCCGCAATGCCACCGCCGAGGACATCAAGAAGGC GTACAGGAAGGCTGCTCTGAAATGGCACCCGGATAAAAACCCAGACAACAAGGAGTATGCTGAGCAGAGGTTCAAGGAGATCGCCGAGGCGTACGAAGTGCTGTCAGACA AGCAGAAGCGTGACATCTACGACCGCTATGGCAAGGATGGACTCATGGGAGCAG caggagcaggcagctccagggccagtGCTGGGGCCCCCGAATTCACCTTCACCTTCCGCAGCGCTCACGACGTCTTCCGGGAGTTCTTTGGTGGACGAGACCCCTTTGCTGAATTCTTTG ATGACATGATGCCCTTCTCTGAGCTGCGAGGACCTGGCCCCCGGCACCATGGGGGAGGCcacttcttttcccccttcccaggaTCCTCAG ATTTCTTCGCCTCATCCTTCAGCTCTGGTCCAGATGCAGGACTGGGCTTCCGCTCTGTTTCCACCTCCACCACCTTTGTTAATGGCAGGCGTATCACCACCAAGAG gatTGTTGAGAACGGGCGGGAGCGGGTGGAAgtggaggaggatggggagctGAAGTCGATCCACATTGATG GTGTTCCTGATGACATGgcgctggggctggagctgagccgGCGGGAGCAGCACGCCTTCCCCAGGCCACGGCCCCCCTCACCGCCAGCACCGGCCCCACACCAGACCTCAAGCTCCTCACCTGTCTGCCTCTACACGGATAgcgaggatgaggatgaggactTGCAGCTGGCCATGGCCTACAGCCTCTCTGAGATGGAAGCTGCGGGGCACCACCAAgcaggtgggcacagccccggctcccTGTCGGCACCggggggcagccacagcagcccatCCTCCGCCCGCAGAGCCCGTGGTGCCCGgggggggctggagcaggagccacGGGGGGccagcagttctgctgcagtGGGGCACGAACCTGCCCCCAAAGTGaagctgtggcactgcccccTACTCTGA
- the DNAJB2 gene encoding dnaJ homolog subfamily B member 2 isoform X2 produces the protein MVDYYEALGVSRNATAEDIKKAYRKAALKWHPDKNPDNKEYAEQRFKEIAEAYEVLSDKQKRDIYDRYGKDGLMGAAGAGSSRASAGAPEFTFTFRSAHDVFREFFGGRDPFAEFFDDMMPFSELRGPGPRHHGGGHFFSPFPGSSDFFASSFSSGPDAGLGFRSVSTSTTFVNGRRITTKRIVENGRERVEVEEDGELKSIHIDGVPDDMALGLELSRREQHAFPRPRPPSPPAPAPHQTSSSSPVCLYTDSEDEDEDLQLAMAYSLSEMEAAGHHQAGVF, from the exons ATGGTTGACTACTACGAAGCGCTGGGGGTGAGCCGCAATGCCACCGCCGAGGACATCAAGAAGGC GTACAGGAAGGCTGCTCTGAAATGGCACCCGGATAAAAACCCAGACAACAAGGAGTATGCTGAGCAGAGGTTCAAGGAGATCGCCGAGGCGTACGAAGTGCTGTCAGACA AGCAGAAGCGTGACATCTACGACCGCTATGGCAAGGATGGACTCATGGGAGCAG caggagcaggcagctccagggccagtGCTGGGGCCCCCGAATTCACCTTCACCTTCCGCAGCGCTCACGACGTCTTCCGGGAGTTCTTTGGTGGACGAGACCCCTTTGCTGAATTCTTTG ATGACATGATGCCCTTCTCTGAGCTGCGAGGACCTGGCCCCCGGCACCATGGGGGAGGCcacttcttttcccccttcccaggaTCCTCAG ATTTCTTCGCCTCATCCTTCAGCTCTGGTCCAGATGCAGGACTGGGCTTCCGCTCTGTTTCCACCTCCACCACCTTTGTTAATGGCAGGCGTATCACCACCAAGAG gatTGTTGAGAACGGGCGGGAGCGGGTGGAAgtggaggaggatggggagctGAAGTCGATCCACATTGATG GTGTTCCTGATGACATGgcgctggggctggagctgagccgGCGGGAGCAGCACGCCTTCCCCAGGCCACGGCCCCCCTCACCGCCAGCACCGGCCCCACACCAGACCTCAAGCTCCTCACCTGTCTGCCTCTACACGGATAgcgaggatgaggatgaggactTGCAGCTGGCCATGGCCTACAGCCTCTCTGAGATGGAAGCTGCGGGGCACCACCAAgcag GTGTGTTCTGA
- the DNAJB2 gene encoding dnaJ homolog subfamily B member 2 isoform X3, which produces MVDYYEALGVSRNATAEDIKKAYRKAALKWHPDKNPDNKEYAEQRFKEIAEAYEVLSDKQKRDIYDRYGKDGLMGAGAGSSRASAGAPEFTFTFRSAHDVFREFFGGRDPFAEFFDDMMPFSELRGPGPRHHGGGHFFSPFPGSSDFFASSFSSGPDAGLGFRSVSTSTTFVNGRRITTKRIVENGRERVEVEEDGELKSIHIDGVPDDMALGLELSRREQHAFPRPRPPSPPAPAPHQTSSSSPVCLYTDSEDEDEDLQLAMAYSLSEMEAAGHHQAGVF; this is translated from the exons ATGGTTGACTACTACGAAGCGCTGGGGGTGAGCCGCAATGCCACCGCCGAGGACATCAAGAAGGC GTACAGGAAGGCTGCTCTGAAATGGCACCCGGATAAAAACCCAGACAACAAGGAGTATGCTGAGCAGAGGTTCAAGGAGATCGCCGAGGCGTACGAAGTGCTGTCAGACA AGCAGAAGCGTGACATCTACGACCGCTATGGCAAGGATGGACTCATGGGAGCAG gagcaggcagctccagggccagtGCTGGGGCCCCCGAATTCACCTTCACCTTCCGCAGCGCTCACGACGTCTTCCGGGAGTTCTTTGGTGGACGAGACCCCTTTGCTGAATTCTTTG ATGACATGATGCCCTTCTCTGAGCTGCGAGGACCTGGCCCCCGGCACCATGGGGGAGGCcacttcttttcccccttcccaggaTCCTCAG ATTTCTTCGCCTCATCCTTCAGCTCTGGTCCAGATGCAGGACTGGGCTTCCGCTCTGTTTCCACCTCCACCACCTTTGTTAATGGCAGGCGTATCACCACCAAGAG gatTGTTGAGAACGGGCGGGAGCGGGTGGAAgtggaggaggatggggagctGAAGTCGATCCACATTGATG GTGTTCCTGATGACATGgcgctggggctggagctgagccgGCGGGAGCAGCACGCCTTCCCCAGGCCACGGCCCCCCTCACCGCCAGCACCGGCCCCACACCAGACCTCAAGCTCCTCACCTGTCTGCCTCTACACGGATAgcgaggatgaggatgaggactTGCAGCTGGCCATGGCCTACAGCCTCTCTGAGATGGAAGCTGCGGGGCACCACCAAgcag GTGTGTTCTGA
- the STK16 gene encoding serine/threonine-protein kinase 16, with the protein MGQTLCVCSRGTVSLGGARYLLLHRLAEGGFSYVDLVEGLRDGRFYALKRILCHDKEDRQAALHEVEMHGLFDHPNILRLVAHCMVEKGTKHEAWLLLPYVKGGTLWREVEALREKGSFMPEQRILLILHGICRGLQAIHSKGYAHRDLKPTNVLLDEDDQPVLMDLGSMNQARIEVNSSREAMAVQDWAAQRCTISYRAPELFTVPSQCVIDERTDIWSLGCVLYCMMFGEGPYDAIFQKGDSVALAVQNPLTLPSTTRYSAALQRLLFSMMTVNPQERPSINEIIRQLEGLQPAPAGQDTTQI; encoded by the exons ATGGGGCAGACGCTGTGCGTCTGCTCCCGGGGCACCGTCAGCCTGGGGGGAGCGCGGTACCTCCTGCTCCACCGCCTGGCAGAAGG GGGTTTCAGCTATGTGGACCTGGTGGAGGGGCTGCGGGACGGGCGCTTCTACGCCCTGAAGCGCATCCTGTGCCACGACAAGGAGGACCGCCAGGCCGCCCTGCACGAGGTGGAGATGCACGGCCTCTTCGACCACCCCAACATCCTGCGCCTGGTGGCCCACTGCATGGTGGAGAAAGGCACCAAGCACGAAGCCTGGCTTCTCCTGCCCTATGTGAAG GGTGGAACCCTCTGGAGAGAGGTGGAAGCACTGAGAGAGAAAGGCAGCTTCATGCCAGAGCAGCGgatcctcctcatcctccatGGGATCTGCCGTGGGCTGCAGGCCATCCACAGCAAGGGCTATGCACACAG GGACCTCAAGCCCACCAATGTGCTGCTGGATGAGGATGACCAGCCTGTGCTGATGGACCTGGGCTCCATGAACCAAGCTCGCATAGAAGTCAACAGCTCTCGGGAGGCCATGGCTGTGCAG GACTGGGCTGCCCAGCGCTGCACCATCTCCTACCGTGCCCCCGAGCTCTTCACAGTGCCGAGCCAGTGTGTGATAGATGAGCGTACGGATATCTGG TCCTTAGGCTGTGTGCTGTACTGCATGATGTTTGGAGAGGGCCCCTATGATGCCATCTTCCAGAAGGGTGACAGTGTGGCTTTGGCGGTTCAGAACCCCCTCACGTTGCCCTCCACAACCAG ATACTCGGCTGCCTTGCAACGCCTGCTCTTCTCCATGATGACAGTGAACCCCCAGGAGAGACCCAGCATAAATGAAATCATCCGCCAactggaggggctgcagccagcaccagcagggcaggacaccACACAGATCTGA
- the GLB1L gene encoding beta-galactosidase-1-like protein isoform X2: MGLPALGLLLAAGLLHTQASPSARSFQLDYKHNCFLKDGAPFRYISGSIHYARVPRPAWRDRLLKMYMSGLSAVQVYVPWNYHETLPGVYDFTGNRDVEAFLDLTAELGLLVILRPGPYICAEWEMGGLPAWLLWKPDIILRTSSPAYLAAVDSWLHVLLPKIKPRLYHQGGNIISVQVENEYGSYYACDHGYLRHLLGSFRALLGSEVLLFTTDSARAQELHCGTLQGLYATVDFGPGSNVTEAFGAQRRVEPKGPLVNSEYYTGWLDYWGEAHASTSAAWVARGLEDMLQLGASVNMYMFHGGTNFAYWSGADYKGQYKPVTTSYDYDAPLSEAGDPTEKLFAIRMVISKFQPLPAGPMPPATPKYAYGWVALRKYADLLDVLDVLCPSGPIQSQFPLTFEALKQIHGFVVYHTQLPWDVPDPATLGAPPHSICDRGYVMLQKEYQGTLERDGQTTLHVTGRAGDSLDILMENMGRISFGANTSDFKGLLGNLSLNSRPLSNWLIYPLAIDTAVQQGWPHTALPKSSGGRVGPAFYTGTFETPGIAWDTFVKFPGWSKGLLWINGFNLGRYWSCRGPQQTLFVPGSVLHAGHPNNITVLELEGAPPTPLLLFLDRPLYNRTLGCSTTATE, from the exons ATGGGACTGCCGGCCCTGGgcctgctgctggcagcggGGCTCCTGCACACGCAG GCCTCCCCTTCAGCACGCTCCTTCCAGCTGGATTACAAACACAACTGCTTCCTCAAGGACGGTGCCCCTTTCCGCTACATCTCGGGCAGCATCCACTACGCCCGCGTCCCGCGCCCTGCCTGGAGGGACCGGCTGCTCAAGATGTACATGAGCGGGCTCAGCGCTGTGCAGGT CTATGTCCCCTGGAACTACCATGAGACACTGCCAGGAGTTTATGACTTCACTGGGAACCGGGATGTGGAAGCCTTCCTGGACCTGACAGCTGAGCTGGGACTTCTGGTGATCCTGCGGCCGGGGCCCTACATCTGTGCAGAGTGGGAGATG ggtggcctgcctgcctggctgctgtggaaaCCAGACATCATCCTGCGCACttccagccctg CCTACCTGGCAGCTGTGGACTCCTGGCTCCATGTCCTGCTGCCCAAGATCAAGCCACGCCTGTACCACCAGGGAGGGAACATCATCAGTGTGCAG GTGGAAAATGAATATGGGAGCTACTATGCCTGTGACCATGGATACTTGCGGCACCTGCTGGGCTCCTTTcgggcactgctgggcagcgAGGTGCTGCTCTTCACCACCGACAGCGCGcgagcccaggagctgcactgcgGCACCCTGCAGGGGCTCTACGCCACCGTCGACTTCGGGCCAG GATCCAATGTGACAGAGGCATTTGGTGCCCAGCGCCGCGTGGAACCAAAGGGGCCCCTG GTAAACTCTGAGTACTACACAGGTTGGCTGGACTACTGGGGTGAGGCACATGCCAGCACCAGCGCAGCGTGGGTGGCCCGGGGGCTGGAGGacatgctgcagctgggagccagcGTCAACAT GTACATGTTCCATGGAGGGACGAATTTTGCCTACTGGAGTG GTGCTGACTACAAGGGCCAGTACAAACCAGTGACCACCAGCTATGACTATGATGCCCCCCTGTCAGAGGCAGGAGACCCCACTGAGAAGCTGTTTGCCATTCGCATGGTCATCAGCAAG ttccagcccctgccagctggCCCGATGCCACCTGCCACCCCCAAGTATGCCTATGGCTGGGTGGCCCTGCGCAAG TATGCTGACCTCCTGGATGTCTTGGATGTGCTGTGCCCCTCTGGGCCCATCCAGAGCCAGTTCCCTCTCACCTTTGAGGCCCTGAAGCAG ATCCATGGCTTTGTGGTGTACCAcacacagctgccctgggatgtcccagACCCAGCCACGCTGGGTGCTCCTCCCCACAGCATCTGTGACCGTGGCTATGTGATGCTGCAGAAG GAGTATCAGGGAACGCTGGAGCGGGACGGGCAGACAACACTGCATGTaacgggcagggcaggggacagcctgGACATCCTCATGGAGAACATGGGCAGGATCAGCTTCGGGGCCAACACCAGTGACTTCAAG GGCTTGCTGGGAAACCTCTCACTGAACTCCAGGCCTCTCAGCAACTGGCTGATCTATCCCCTGGCCATAGACACTGCAGTCCAACAGGGCTGGCCCCACACTGCTCTGCCAAAATCAAGTGGGGGCCGAGTGGGGCCAGCCTTCTACACTGGGACCTTTGAGACACCTGGCATCGCCTGGGACACCTTCGTGAAGTTCCCAGGTTGGAGCAAG GGACTGCTGTGGATAAATGGCTTCAACCTGGGCCGGTACTGGAGCTGTCGTGGGCCCCAGCAGACCCTCTTTGTGCCTGGCTCGGTGCTGCACGCTGGCCACCCCAACAACATCACAGTGCTGGAGCTAGAAGGGGCACCTCCCactcctctcctgctcttccttgACCGACCCCTTTACAACAGGACACTTGGCTGCAGCACCACGGCCACAGAGTaa
- the LOC118688841 gene encoding tubulin alpha-5 chain, whose amino-acid sequence MRECISVHVGQAGVQMGNTCWELYCLEHGIQPDGQMPSDKTIGGGDDSFTTFFCETGAGKHVPRAIFVDLEPTVIDEVRGGVYRQLFHPEQLITGKEDAANNYARGHYTIGKEIIDQVLDRIRKLADQCTGLQGFLVFHSFGGGTGSGFTSLLMERLSVDYGKKSKLEFSIYPAPQVSTAVVEPYNSILTTHTTLEHSDCAFMVDNEAIYDICRRNLDIERPTYTNLNRLISQIVSSITASLRFDGALNVDLTEFQTNLVPYPRIHFPLATYAPVISAEKAYHEQLSVAEITNSCFEPANQMVKCDPRHGKYMACCLLYRGDVVPKDVNAAIATIKTKRSIQFVDWCPTGFKVGINYQPPTVVPGGDLAKVQRAVCMLSNTTAIAEAWARLDHKFDLMYAKRAFVHWYVGEGMEEGEFSEAREDMAALEKDYEEVGLDSYEDEEEGEE is encoded by the exons ATG cGCGAGTGCATCTCCGTGCACGTCGGCCAGGCCGGCGTCCAGATGGGCAACACGTGCTGGGAGCTGTACTGCCTGGAGCACGGCATCCAGCCCGACGGGCAGATGCCCAGCGACAAAACCATCGGCGGGGGGGACGACTCCTTCACCACCTTCTTCTGTGAGACTGGGGCTGGCAAGCACGTCCCACGGGCCATCTTCGTGGACCTGGAGCCCACTGTGATTG ATGAGGTTCGGGGAGGAGTCTACCGGCAGCTCTTCCACCCCGAGCAGCTGATCACTGGCAAGGAGGATGCTGCCAACAACTACGCCCGTGGGCACTACACCATCGGCAAAGAGATCATTGATCAAGTGCTGGACAGGATCCGTAAGCTG GCTGACCAGTGCACAGGCCTCCAGGGCTTCCTGGTGTTTCACAGTTTTGGAGGTGGCACCGGCTCTGGATTCACCTCCCTGTTGATGGAACGACTCTCTGTTGATTACGGCAAGAAGTCCAAGCTGGAATTCTCCATCTACCCAGCACCACAAGTCTCCACTGCTGTGGTAGAGCCCTACAATTCCATTCTGACCACCCACACTACACTGGAGCACTCGGACTGTGCTTTCATGGTGGACAACGAGGCCATCTACGACATCTGCCGTCGGAACCTGGACATCGAGCGCCCAACCTACACCAACTTGAACAGACTCATCAGTCAGATTGTCTCATCCATTACAGCATCATTACGGTTTGATGGAGCCCTGAATGTGGATCTGACCGAGTTCCAGACCAACCTGGTGCCCTACCCTCGCATTCACTTCCCCCTGGCCACCTACGCCCCTGTCATCTCTGCAGAGAAGGCTTATCATGAGCAGCTGTCGGTAGCCGAAATCACCAACTCGTGCTTCGAGCCAGCTAACCAGATGGTGAAGTGTGACCCTCGCCATGGCAAGTACATGGCCTGCTGCCTGCTGTACCGCGGGGACGTGGTGCCCAAGGACGTCAACGCCGCCATTGCCACCATCAAGACCAAACGCAGCATCCAGTTTGTGGACTGGTGCCCCACGGGCTTCAAGGTGGGCATCAACTACCAGCCACCCACGGTGGTGCCAGGGGGGGACCTGGCCAAGGTGCAGCGCGCCGTCTGCATGCTCAGCAACACCACGGCCATCGCCGAGGCCTGGGCTCGCCTGGACCACAAGTTTGACCTGATGTACGCCAAGCGCGCCTTCGTGCACTGGTACGTGGGCGAGGGCATGGAGGAAGGGGAGTTCTCCGAGGCACGGGAAGACATGGCTGCTCTGGAGAAGGATTACGAGGAAGTGGGCCTGGACTCCTACGAGGATGAAGAAGAGGGTGAGGAGTAG